In Limosilactobacillus sp. WILCCON 0051, a single window of DNA contains:
- a CDS encoding teichoic acid D-Ala incorporation-associated protein DltX, whose protein sequence is MLAALKRHPVAGFLLKTFFYFIVLMLLIYLYGYYGAGQAPFIYNEF, encoded by the coding sequence ATGTTGGCAGCTCTCAAACGCCACCCTGTCGCTGGATTTCTGCTTAAAACGTTCTTTTATTTTATCGTCTTAATGCTGTTGATCTACTTATACGGATACTATGGCGCTGGACAGGCACCGTTTATCTATAATGAATTCTAG
- a CDS encoding SMC family ATPase, with amino-acid sequence MKPLKLKMEYFGSYVNETVDFAQFDEVPLFLISGKTGSGKTTIFDAMCFSLFGTTTDNNRNGRTAEKLRSDFAKEKDLTRVSFWFEHQGKTYQIIREPKQDRHKSQKVDLFYEKNGQKEEITKVTDANQFIEDLIGINADQFRQIVLLPQGKFREFLESDSNNKNQLLAELFGTQLYADWTQQLKDQLTAAQDASHDSQKQMEHLMTSIEELADQTDPVQWLQAAATLLKQHSQQLAQQAENAAAAQEKAKKLDEQFHVEQNLQTAYDELAQNQAAQQQLNQQQSAIQAKQQLIDELQWVRHQQTDYAAWQHAQAAIQDLQNDLQQQQTTATELDQKLQQLQHRAQELNQQQPAIDSINQQKIALESLLPRYQETAELKERIQTEQQKLAKLQKSHQQVQAVSQQQTILLEKTAQQIQDLQQQTDRQLIEKMLEERSTGQALLKRLQDLQSRHQTITDQQASLQQAQHEEELAGQHYQTAQTAFQEADQKHAALQIAELATHLVPGQPCPVCGSIDHPQPGNLAAKISLDEIQAAGVALKQARQALDDAQAQKVKAQEKTVNLTQQLTLLKAEYTTELTKLRHDSQLPATDLAQLAAKLQERMNETAQRLKKTQTAIEELKQAQQEQQKQQQTLDELTAQQQKLDHDQQLLTAQLAGLNGELTAKVKQLPPAYADLITAKKQLHAWQIQLQDYQQKKDQNQTELQHQQQRAAAVAATISHDQENLTQQQNHRQQLVKQLQQALKDHDPNAQWSRYAEDFAQLDQLESLQQTVNEYQQAVKINLDRRQHLLAAINERPRPQLAETQKALQAATTMRDEKQRELGRLKEQLQQQQKTVQQVDEIQQEQGKQQAELDRLSDLVNTMNGKNSMRLTLERYVLRHYFKEVLSNANPRLRQLTAGRYEFFLEESTGSNNKWSGLEVGVRDRDAGKDRSVHTLSGGETFAASLALALSLGEIIQQQAGGIQIDALFVDEGFGSLDQAALDNALQALQTLEGNSRMVGIISHVTELEERIPDQLKISSDKGHSHVSYQHDFAIN; translated from the coding sequence ATGAAGCCTTTAAAACTGAAAATGGAGTATTTTGGCTCATATGTCAATGAGACCGTTGATTTTGCTCAATTTGACGAAGTGCCGCTGTTTTTGATCAGTGGCAAGACGGGCAGCGGCAAGACCACGATTTTTGACGCAATGTGTTTTAGTCTGTTTGGTACAACGACTGATAATAATCGCAATGGCCGTACTGCCGAAAAACTGCGCTCTGATTTTGCCAAGGAAAAGGATCTGACGCGGGTCTCATTTTGGTTTGAGCATCAAGGCAAGACCTATCAGATCATTCGAGAACCTAAACAGGACCGGCACAAGAGCCAAAAAGTAGACCTGTTTTATGAAAAAAACGGTCAAAAAGAAGAAATTACCAAAGTTACCGACGCCAATCAATTTATTGAAGATCTAATCGGCATCAATGCTGATCAGTTTCGCCAGATCGTCTTGCTGCCGCAGGGTAAGTTTCGTGAGTTTCTGGAGTCGGACAGCAACAATAAAAATCAATTGCTGGCGGAGCTGTTTGGCACGCAGCTATACGCGGACTGGACTCAGCAACTCAAGGATCAGCTGACGGCGGCACAGGATGCCAGCCATGACAGTCAAAAGCAAATGGAACATCTGATGACCAGCATTGAAGAGCTTGCCGACCAAACCGATCCCGTTCAATGGCTGCAAGCTGCCGCGACGCTGTTAAAACAGCATTCTCAGCAGCTGGCTCAGCAAGCTGAGAATGCTGCCGCTGCACAGGAAAAGGCTAAAAAACTCGATGAACAGTTTCACGTGGAACAAAATCTGCAGACCGCCTATGATGAACTAGCCCAAAACCAAGCCGCTCAACAACAGCTGAATCAGCAGCAATCGGCAATCCAAGCCAAGCAGCAGCTGATTGACGAGCTGCAGTGGGTTCGCCATCAGCAAACCGATTACGCTGCCTGGCAGCATGCCCAGGCGGCAATCCAAGACCTGCAAAACGATCTGCAGCAACAGCAGACAACGGCTACGGAACTTGATCAAAAACTGCAGCAATTGCAGCATCGCGCTCAAGAGCTGAACCAGCAGCAGCCGGCCATCGATTCGATCAACCAGCAAAAAATCGCTTTGGAAAGCCTGCTGCCCCGCTATCAAGAAACGGCTGAACTTAAAGAACGCATTCAAACCGAACAGCAAAAACTGGCTAAACTCCAAAAAAGCCATCAGCAGGTTCAAGCCGTCAGTCAGCAGCAGACGATTTTACTGGAGAAAACAGCACAGCAGATTCAAGACCTGCAGCAGCAAACCGATCGGCAGCTGATTGAAAAAATGCTTGAGGAACGCAGCACCGGACAGGCACTGCTCAAGCGGCTGCAGGATCTGCAGAGCAGGCACCAGACGATAACAGATCAGCAAGCCAGCCTACAGCAGGCCCAGCATGAGGAGGAATTGGCTGGACAGCATTATCAGACCGCGCAGACTGCTTTTCAAGAAGCTGATCAAAAGCACGCGGCCCTTCAGATTGCCGAACTGGCGACTCATCTGGTTCCGGGTCAGCCTTGTCCGGTCTGCGGCTCAATTGATCATCCCCAGCCAGGCAACCTAGCCGCTAAGATCTCGCTTGATGAGATTCAAGCTGCCGGTGTGGCTTTAAAACAGGCGCGCCAGGCTTTAGACGATGCGCAGGCTCAAAAAGTCAAGGCTCAGGAAAAAACGGTCAATCTGACCCAGCAGTTGACGCTTTTAAAAGCTGAATACACGACTGAGCTGACGAAATTAAGACATGACAGTCAGCTGCCAGCGACCGATCTTGCCCAGCTGGCCGCAAAACTGCAGGAGCGTATGAATGAGACCGCACAACGGCTTAAAAAGACGCAGACAGCCATTGAAGAATTAAAGCAGGCGCAGCAAGAACAGCAAAAACAGCAGCAGACATTGGATGAATTGACGGCCCAGCAGCAGAAACTGGATCATGATCAGCAGCTGCTGACGGCTCAACTGGCCGGACTCAATGGCGAGCTGACGGCCAAAGTAAAGCAGCTGCCGCCAGCATACGCTGATTTAATCACAGCTAAAAAACAACTGCATGCTTGGCAGATTCAGCTGCAGGATTATCAGCAAAAAAAGGATCAGAACCAAACCGAACTGCAGCATCAACAACAGCGCGCTGCCGCGGTCGCCGCAACGATCAGTCATGATCAAGAAAACCTGACGCAGCAGCAGAATCATCGCCAACAGTTGGTCAAGCAGCTGCAGCAGGCCTTAAAAGATCATGATCCCAATGCTCAGTGGTCGCGCTATGCAGAAGACTTTGCCCAACTGGATCAGCTGGAATCTCTGCAGCAGACCGTCAACGAATATCAGCAGGCAGTCAAGATCAATCTTGACCGGCGTCAGCACCTGCTGGCAGCTATCAACGAACGGCCCCGGCCACAGCTGGCTGAGACGCAAAAAGCTCTGCAGGCGGCCACGACAATGCGCGATGAAAAACAGCGGGAATTAGGGCGCTTGAAAGAACAGCTCCAACAGCAGCAAAAAACGGTTCAGCAGGTTGATGAGATCCAGCAGGAACAAGGCAAACAGCAGGCCGAACTGGATCGGCTCAGTGATCTGGTCAATACCATGAATGGCAAGAATTCAATGCGGCTGACTTTGGAAAGATATGTGCTCAGACACTACTTCAAAGAGGTCCTGAGCAACGCCAATCCACGGCTCAGACAATTAACTGCTGGTCGCTATGAGTTCTTTTTGGAAGAAAGCACCGGCTCAAACAACAAATGGAGCGGATTGGAAGTCGGCGTCAGAGATCGTGATGCTGGCAAGGATCGCAGCGTGCATACTCTGTCTGGAGGAGAGACTTTTGCTGCCTCACTGGCCCTCGCGCTGTCGCTTGGCGAGATCATTCAGCAGCAGGCCGGGGGAATTCAAATCGATGCTCTGTTTGTCGACGAAGGCTTCGGTTCGCTGGATCAAGCCGCACTGGATAATGCATTGCAGGCGCTGCAGACTTTGGAAGGCAATTCGCGTATGGTCGGGATCATCAGTCACGTGACCGAATTGGAAGAACGGATTCCCGATCAGCTCAAGATCAGTTCCGATAAGGGCCACAGTCATGTCAGCTATCAGCACGACTTTGCAATAAATTAG
- a CDS encoding MFS transporter, with the protein MPRQSIKLKWLFMASLLNNAGAAMLWPLTTIYVHEYLNKSMTVAGLVIFFSSMGMMFGNYLGGWLFDNWKPYAAAVITVTVATLGNILMIFFHGWPMFPILLAVICFADGSGLTVINSYGSAVTGHTARYVYNMLYMALNVGVVVGTLLVGTLLDLGIEIVFIVASVCYGAYLLITVLHFNVDVRPKSTGKSQQAAAVKSPRHNVHIVYAYCLCLVTVYLSYALWESVMSVHITDMHIPFFAYSLLWTINGAVIVLGQPLVTRLADYLSVKRQIIIGIAIFAISFPLLIWVHSFAMFVVDFVILTIGEMVGIPSVPAYIDVLTVAEETGKYQGMPNVAMSIGRALGPVYGGWVVDQAGYNFLFVSVFIMMLVTWLYAIVVSRRSVKVIK; encoded by the coding sequence ATGCCACGCCAATCAATCAAGCTCAAGTGGCTGTTCATGGCGAGTCTGCTTAATAATGCCGGCGCCGCGATGCTTTGGCCATTGACGACGATCTATGTGCATGAGTACTTGAACAAGTCGATGACGGTCGCGGGCTTGGTAATCTTTTTCAGTTCCATGGGGATGATGTTTGGCAACTACCTGGGCGGCTGGCTGTTTGACAACTGGAAGCCTTACGCGGCCGCGGTGATCACTGTAACGGTCGCCACTTTGGGAAATATCTTGATGATTTTCTTTCATGGCTGGCCGATGTTTCCGATTCTGCTGGCCGTGATCTGCTTTGCTGACGGCTCGGGACTGACCGTGATCAATTCCTATGGCTCGGCCGTTACGGGACACACTGCCCGCTATGTCTATAACATGCTGTACATGGCGCTTAACGTGGGGGTCGTAGTTGGCACGCTGTTGGTCGGGACGCTGTTGGACCTGGGAATCGAGATCGTCTTTATCGTAGCCAGCGTCTGCTATGGTGCCTACCTTTTGATTACGGTGCTGCACTTTAACGTTGACGTGCGGCCCAAGTCAACGGGTAAAAGTCAGCAGGCCGCGGCGGTTAAGAGCCCACGTCACAACGTCCACATCGTCTATGCCTACTGTCTGTGCCTAGTAACGGTCTACCTCAGCTATGCCTTATGGGAAAGCGTCATGTCGGTGCACATTACCGATATGCATATTCCATTCTTTGCCTATAGTCTGCTGTGGACGATCAATGGGGCCGTCATCGTTTTGGGCCAGCCGCTGGTTACCAGACTGGCCGACTATCTTTCGGTTAAGCGGCAGATTATTATTGGGATTGCGATTTTTGCCATTTCATTTCCGCTGCTGATCTGGGTACACAGCTTTGCGATGTTTGTCGTTGACTTTGTGATCCTGACGATTGGGGAAATGGTCGGGATTCCTTCCGTGCCGGCCTATATCGATGTCTTGACCGTCGCTGAGGAAACCGGTAAGTATCAAGGAATGCCCAACGTTGCCATGTCGATTGGCCGGGCGCTGGGACCAGTGTATGGCGGCTGGGTTGTTGACCAAGCCGGCTATAACTTCTTGTTTGTCTCAGTCTTTATCATGATGCTGGTAACCTGGCTATACGCGATCGTGGTGTCCAGACGCTCAGTCAAGGTAATCAAATAA
- the serS gene encoding serine--tRNA ligase, producing MLDIKKIRKDPEFFKQKLATRNVDPKDIDEVLALDEKRRELLQQTETLKAKRNAASKKIGEAKRNHESADDAIAEMRQVGEDIKKLDVEVEENDAILNDKLAHLPNVPRDGVPVGPDEDSNREEYKVGEPTKFAFEPKHHWDLGEKLGILDFDRAAKVSGARFVYYVGLGAQLERAVYNFMLDEHMKEGYTEVLPPYIVKAQSMYGTGQFPKFKEGVYQVNGEDMTLIPTAEVPLTNYFSGEEIPTDKLPVYVTALSPSFRSEAGSAGRDTRGLIRMHQFNKVEMVKYVKPETSFDELEKMTKNAENILQKLGLPYHVITLSTGDMSFTSAETHDIEVWMPAQDKYREISSCSNCTDFQARRMHITYRDENGKLQLVHTLNGSGLAVGRTVAAILENYQNEDGTVTIPEALVPYMHGITKITPENAVPFNYLHK from the coding sequence ATGCTCGATATCAAGAAGATTCGTAAAGACCCTGAATTCTTTAAGCAGAAGCTGGCAACGCGCAACGTTGATCCAAAAGACATTGACGAAGTATTGGCCCTGGATGAAAAACGGCGTGAACTGCTGCAGCAGACCGAAACGCTGAAGGCTAAGCGCAACGCGGCCTCCAAGAAGATCGGCGAGGCCAAGCGCAACCATGAATCAGCCGATGACGCGATTGCCGAAATGCGTCAGGTTGGTGAAGACATCAAGAAGCTGGACGTTGAGGTCGAAGAAAACGACGCGATCTTAAACGACAAGCTGGCGCATCTGCCAAACGTGCCGCGTGATGGCGTGCCGGTTGGTCCCGATGAAGACAGCAACCGTGAAGAATACAAGGTGGGCGAGCCGACTAAGTTTGCCTTTGAGCCTAAGCACCACTGGGACCTGGGCGAAAAGCTCGGCATTCTGGACTTCGACCGGGCAGCTAAGGTTTCTGGCGCGCGGTTCGTCTACTACGTCGGCTTGGGTGCTCAACTGGAACGGGCCGTCTACAACTTCATGCTGGATGAACACATGAAGGAAGGCTACACGGAAGTTCTGCCGCCATATATCGTCAAGGCTCAATCCATGTACGGTACTGGTCAGTTCCCTAAGTTTAAGGAAGGCGTCTACCAGGTCAATGGCGAGGACATGACGCTGATTCCAACGGCGGAAGTGCCTTTGACCAACTACTTCTCTGGTGAAGAGATTCCAACCGACAAGCTGCCAGTATACGTCACGGCGCTGTCGCCATCGTTCCGTTCTGAGGCTGGCTCGGCTGGCCGGGACACGCGTGGTCTGATCCGGATGCACCAGTTCAATAAGGTTGAAATGGTTAAGTACGTTAAGCCGGAAACCTCATTTGACGAACTGGAAAAGATGACTAAGAATGCCGAAAACATTCTGCAAAAGCTTGGCCTGCCATACCATGTCATTACGCTGTCGACTGGCGATATGAGCTTTACTTCAGCGGAAACGCATGATATTGAAGTCTGGATGCCAGCTCAAGACAAGTATCGTGAAATCTCCAGCTGCTCGAACTGTACTGATTTCCAAGCTCGCCGGATGCACATTACCTACCGTGACGAAAACGGCAAGCTGCAGCTGGTCCACACGCTGAACGGTTCTGGTTTGGCAGTTGGCCGGACGGTAGCCGCAATTTTGGAAAACTACCAAAACGAAGACGGTACGGTAACGATTCCAGAAGCACTGGTACCTTACATGCATGGCATCACCAAGATCACGCCGGAAAACGCGGTGCCATTCAACTACCTGCACAAGTAA
- a CDS encoding exonuclease SbcCD subunit D, whose protein sequence is MRFLHTADWHIGKKLHDFSLAEDQAAAFDQIERLAKDYQVDAVVIAGDLYDRGLASEQSVEQLNGMLKQLNLNDHLPLLAISGNHDSAARLATGSEWFETTDFYLHTTLASAFEPVTIMDTQFFLLPFFNLQAVRNYFEQDVKTISQAMTLIVDQMKQLFDPNKKHVLVAHFFAAGSTHTDSEIQVEVGGLDAVPTTLLKDFDYVALGHLHNPRALNEERMRYSGSPLKFSVSEANLQKGVWIVDTDPFKLTWAPLQPKHDLIVLEGSFDELTEGKIAAQYDQTQDYVAIRLTDTKLISDLMNRLRARYPKIVEIKRPNQQDDASIATMTTASHDPLTLLDEFYEKVHPDQQLDDQQRQWASAALTKVEEEEK, encoded by the coding sequence ATGAGATTTTTACATACGGCCGATTGGCATATCGGTAAGAAACTGCATGATTTTTCGCTTGCTGAGGATCAAGCCGCGGCGTTTGACCAGATTGAACGGCTGGCTAAAGACTATCAGGTCGATGCCGTTGTTATTGCAGGTGATCTGTATGATCGGGGCTTAGCCAGCGAGCAGTCGGTTGAGCAGCTGAATGGAATGCTCAAACAGCTGAATCTAAACGACCATCTACCGCTATTGGCGATCAGCGGCAACCATGATTCGGCCGCGCGCCTGGCTACGGGCAGTGAATGGTTTGAGACGACTGATTTTTATCTGCATACCACGCTGGCCAGTGCGTTTGAACCAGTCACGATTATGGATACGCAGTTTTTCCTGCTGCCATTCTTTAACCTGCAGGCGGTCCGCAATTATTTCGAACAAGACGTTAAGACGATCAGCCAGGCGATGACTTTGATTGTTGATCAGATGAAGCAGCTTTTCGATCCCAATAAAAAGCACGTCCTGGTAGCGCACTTTTTCGCGGCGGGCAGTACGCATACCGATTCTGAGATTCAAGTTGAGGTTGGGGGATTGGATGCCGTGCCGACTACGCTGCTAAAAGACTTTGACTACGTGGCACTGGGACACCTGCATAATCCGCGGGCTTTAAATGAGGAACGCATGCGCTATAGCGGATCGCCGCTTAAGTTTTCGGTTTCAGAGGCCAATCTTCAAAAAGGGGTCTGGATTGTCGATACGGATCCGTTCAAGCTCACTTGGGCCCCATTGCAGCCTAAGCATGATCTGATTGTTTTGGAAGGCTCGTTTGATGAACTGACAGAAGGGAAAATCGCGGCTCAATACGATCAAACCCAAGACTATGTTGCCATCCGCCTGACCGATACCAAGCTGATCAGCGACCTGATGAATCGACTGCGGGCTCGTTATCCTAAAATTGTCGAGATCAAGCGCCCCAACCAGCAGGACGACGCCAGCATCGCGACCATGACGACGGCCAGTCATGATCCGCTGACGCTGTTGGATGAATTTTATGAAAAGGTACATCCGGATCAGCAGCTGGATGATCAGCAGCGGCAATGGGCATCGGCAGCTTTGACCAAGGTTGAGGAGGAAGAAAAATGA